The Chiroxiphia lanceolata isolate bChiLan1 unplaced genomic scaffold, bChiLan1.pri scaffold_67_arrow_ctg1, whole genome shotgun sequence genome has a window encoding:
- the LOC116781824 gene encoding uncharacterized protein LOC116781824: protein MEFPEKLWLPLDPWEFWGCKSKGNPKPWDCRNSWNRKIMESWNGLCGKLLPFQRRGQLPGSRWIQPGLGHFPGWGSHSFSGNSIPFPARPPSQGFLPQFHLNPPFPGAIPCVPSLQPFSPGAPGMCWKLSLDPSLLQGNIPSSPSLCPEQSPGILGCSGWEGTLRILPLSHRIPKAGTPSMARVAPTRPGALPGGKFPEFWRCTNPRGAWKTCGIGRTNPRLARGLAGNVGNAGNLFQDEAQSRGAEFCPVLSRILGLFLFPLQIFGNCLVLWVFFFLPWILSPLGSLAAPQRSDFEVKTKKKGRKKKFPIGALDLGGGAGPGGGTSAQPPPSRSRRPNPGKTPARPPPRLLVPRAKPQKTGNGDLLPLGGRGNDEPGSGSGTGILNPARDRALGIRAFGIRALES, encoded by the exons atggaattcccggagaagctgtggctgcccctggatccctgggagttCTGGGGCTGTAAATCCAAGGGGAACCCCAAGCCCTGGGACTGCAGAAATTCCTGGAATcgtaaaatcatggaatcctggaatggtttgtgtggGAAGCTCCTCCCATTCCAAAGGAGGGGACAACTTCCAGGGTCCAGGTGgatccaacccggccttgggcacttcccgggatggggcagccacagcttctccgggaattccatcccattccctgcccGCCCTCCCAGCCAAGGATTCCTTCCCCAATTCCACCTCAATCCCCCTTTTCCAGGggccattccctgtgtcccatccctccagcccttctctcctggagcccctggaATGTGCTGgaagctctccctggatccctccctgctccaggggaacattcccagctctcccagcctgtgcccGGAGCAGAGTCCTGGAATCCTGGGATGctctgggtgggaagggaccttaaggatccTCCCATTATCCCACCGAATTCcaaaggcagggacaccttccatggCCCGGGTGGCTCCCACCCGTCCCGGGGCACTTCCCGGGGGCAAATTCCCTGAATTCTGGCGCTGCACAAACCCCCGGGGGGCTTGGAAAACCTGTGGGATCGGGAGAACAAATCCCCGGCTGGCCAGGGGACTGGCCGGGAATGTCGGGAATGCCGGGAACCTTTTCCAGGACGAGGCACAATCCCGGGGGGCGGAATTTTGTCCGGTTTTATCCCGGattttggggctttttcttttcccgCTCCAGATCTTCGggaattgtttggttttgtgggtttttttctttcttccctggaTTTTATCTCCCCTTGGATCTCTGGCGGCTCCTCAAAGGAGCGACTTCGAGgtcaaaaccaagaaaaaagggaggaaaaaaaaattccctatCGGGGCTCTGGATCTGGGGGGAGGGGCCGGGCCAGGCGGCGGCACCTCCGCCCAACCCCCCCCTTCCCGCTCCAGGCGCCCAAATCCCGGGAAAACACCTGCCCGACCCCCCCCGAGGCTCCTCGTCCCGCGGGCGAAGCCTCAAAAAACCGGGAATGGGGATCTGCTGCCCCTCGGGGGGAGAGGGAATGATGAGCCCGGCTCGGGATCGGGCACCGGGATCCTAAACCCGGCTCGGGATCGGGCA CTTGGAATTCGGGCGTTTGGAATTCGGGCTCTGGAATCCTAA